A stretch of Suncus etruscus isolate mSunEtr1 chromosome 9, mSunEtr1.pri.cur, whole genome shotgun sequence DNA encodes these proteins:
- the FTH1 gene encoding ferritin heavy chain, whose product MTTASPSQVRQNYHQDSEAAINRQINLELYASYVYLSMSYYFDRDDVALKNFAKYFLHQSHEEREHAEKLMKLQNQRGGRIFLQDIKKPDRDDWENGLNAMECALHLEKSVNQSLLDLHKLATDKNDPHLCDFLETHYLDEQVKSIKELGDHVTNLRKMGAPESGMAEYLFDKHTLGHSES is encoded by the exons ATGACGACCGCGTCCCCCTCGCAGGTGCGCCAGAACTACCACCAGGACTCGGAGGCCGCCATCAACCGCCAGATCAACCTGGAGCTCTACGCCTCCTACGTCTACCTGTCGATG TCTTACTATTTCGACCGCGACGATGTCGCTCTGAAGAACTTTGCCAAATATTTTCTTCACCAATCCCATGAGGAGAGGGAACATGCTGAGAAACTGATGAAGCTGCAGAACCAGCGAGGTGGCCGGATTTTCCTGCAAGATATCAAG AAACCAGACCGCGATGACTGGGAGAACGGACTGAATGCAATGGAGTGCGCTTTGCACTTGGAGAAAAGCGTCAACCAGTCACTACTGGACCTCCACAAACTGGCCACGGACAAAAATGACCCACAC ttgTGTGATTTCTTGGAGACTCACTACCTGGACGAGCAGGTGAAGTCCATCAAAGAATTGGGTGACCACGTGACCAACTTGCGCAAGATGGGGGCCCCTGAGTCGGGCATGGCAGAGTATCTGTTTGACAAGCACACGCTGGGGCACAGCGAGAGCTAA